The following proteins are encoded in a genomic region of Nicotiana sylvestris chromosome 4, ASM39365v2, whole genome shotgun sequence:
- the LOC138890357 gene encoding protein FAR-RED IMPAIRED RESPONSE 1-like: MNEDEWVNIDSDDNFNDGEDHVDDVDDDGGHYSEEEREGGEEMEMSNEFNEEDLVIDPINVMWFSNKDIMFDFYKEHARLSGVCIVKRTSNKKYGDIVRYVQYGCDRSRKLRNKHVTKRRNCRARINRILEENGSWHISKVVKKHNHQLKPALL, encoded by the coding sequence ATGAATGAAGATGAGTGGGTCAACATTGATTCAGATGACAACTTCAATGATGGAGAAGATCATGTTGACGATGTTGATGATGATGGCGGCCATTATTCAGAGGAAGAGAGAGAAGGCGGAGAGGAAATGGAAATGTCTAATGAGTTTAATGAAGAAGATCTAGTAATAGATCCAATTAATGTAATGTGGTTCAGTAATAAGGATATTATGTTTGATTTTTACAAAGAACATGCAAGATTATCAGGGGTTTGTATTGTAAAAAGAACATCAAATAAAAAATATGGTGATATTGTAAGATATGTGCAATATGGTTGTGATAGGTCTAGGAAACTAAGGAATAAGCATGTTACTAAGAGGAGGAACTGTCGTGCCAGAATAAATAGAATTTTGGAGGAGAATGGTTCATGGCATATTTCAAAGGTGGTTAAAAAGCATAATCATCAATTAAAACCAGCACTATTGTGA